The following coding sequences are from one Cystobacter fuscus DSM 2262 window:
- the secA gene encoding preprotein translocase subunit SecA: protein MIEWTLKKIIGTKNERELRKTEPKVQRINALESKMRDLKDEDFPAATARMKQEVQNGRPLDDLLYESFALVREAARRVIGQRHYDVQLIGGMFLHQGCIAEMRTGEGKTLTATLPSYLNALSNRGVHIVTVNDYLARRDAEQMGRIHRFLGMTTGCILHELNDRQRQEAYRADITYGQNNEFGFDYLRDNMKFRLQDYVQRELNYAIVDEVDSILIDEARTPLIISGPTDDTTDKYYKVDKVIPGLVPDQDYILDEKHKSVSLTDAGIEKVQKRLSIANLYDPGEIETLHHVDQALRAHTLYRRDRDYVVRDGEVMIVDEFTGRLMKGRRWSDGLHQAVEAKEGVNIENENQTLATISFQNYFRMYSKLSGMTGTADTEAEEFAKIYNLEVRVVPTNRPMVRQDLEDVVYKTEREKFEAVCKDIEELHKKGQPVLVGTVSIAKSEVVASFLSKRGIPHNVLNAKQHEREADIIAQAGRKGAITISTNMAGRGTDILLGGNPETMAKHEVGAEPQPPPPNPDGTPVDLTGYQQALAEHKQRFDEALAKFKAQTSREREEVMAAGGLCIIGTERHESRRIDNQLRGRAGRQGDPGTSRFYLSLEDDLMRIFGSERISGLMERLGMEEGEVIEHVWLSRAIESAQRRVEGHNFDIRKNLLEYDDVMNQQRRTIYKLRRKVLAAGAGIPLVEYDEDKKTRVKLRTEQTVSWADYKEMILDAVEDVIVALTDTYCPSKNPASWDLEALARGVKDTLNLEMSFATAGSREDIQNDIYSTAEKVIRAREEEFGEEFLRFLQVRYLVSIDTLWKDHLLAMDHLRQGIGLRGYGQKDPKQEYKKEGYSGFMQMLGAISSQFVSQMMRVQARAATAAAEETARLARQMAQRQRQMHEGRADAEGKLAEPAAPRPAATRQTAAAPSGGPKVGRNDPCPCGSGKKYKKCHGANEASV, encoded by the coding sequence ATGATTGAATGGACGCTGAAGAAGATCATCGGGACCAAGAATGAGCGTGAGCTCAGGAAGACGGAGCCCAAGGTCCAACGCATCAACGCGTTGGAGAGCAAGATGCGGGACCTCAAGGACGAGGACTTTCCCGCGGCCACCGCGCGCATGAAGCAGGAGGTCCAGAACGGCCGTCCGCTGGACGACCTGCTCTACGAGTCCTTCGCGCTGGTGCGTGAGGCCGCCCGCCGGGTGATCGGCCAGCGGCACTACGACGTGCAGCTCATCGGCGGCATGTTCCTGCACCAGGGCTGCATCGCGGAGATGCGCACGGGCGAGGGCAAGACGCTCACCGCGACGCTCCCCAGCTACCTCAACGCGCTGTCCAACCGCGGCGTGCACATCGTCACGGTGAACGACTACCTGGCCCGGCGTGACGCCGAGCAGATGGGCCGCATCCACCGCTTCCTGGGCATGACGACGGGCTGCATCCTGCACGAGCTCAACGATCGGCAGCGCCAGGAGGCCTACCGGGCGGACATCACCTACGGGCAGAACAACGAGTTCGGCTTCGACTACCTGCGCGACAACATGAAGTTCCGCCTGCAGGACTACGTCCAGCGCGAACTCAACTACGCCATCGTGGACGAGGTGGACTCCATCCTCATCGACGAGGCGCGCACCCCGCTCATCATCTCCGGCCCCACCGACGACACCACCGACAAGTACTACAAGGTCGACAAGGTGATTCCGGGGCTCGTGCCGGACCAGGACTACATCCTGGACGAGAAGCACAAGTCGGTGTCGCTCACGGACGCGGGCATCGAGAAGGTGCAGAAGCGTCTGAGCATCGCCAACCTCTACGATCCGGGCGAGATCGAGACGCTGCACCACGTGGACCAGGCGCTGCGCGCGCACACGCTCTACCGGCGCGACCGCGACTACGTGGTGCGTGACGGCGAGGTGATGATCGTCGACGAGTTCACCGGCCGCCTGATGAAGGGGCGCCGCTGGTCGGATGGCCTGCACCAGGCCGTCGAGGCCAAGGAAGGCGTGAACATCGAGAACGAGAACCAGACGCTGGCGACCATCTCGTTCCAGAACTACTTCCGCATGTACTCCAAGCTGTCGGGCATGACCGGCACCGCCGACACCGAGGCCGAGGAGTTCGCGAAGATCTACAACCTCGAGGTCCGCGTGGTGCCGACCAACCGGCCCATGGTGCGTCAGGACCTGGAGGACGTGGTCTACAAGACCGAGCGCGAGAAGTTCGAGGCGGTGTGCAAGGACATCGAGGAGCTGCACAAGAAGGGGCAGCCGGTGCTCGTGGGCACGGTGTCCATCGCCAAGAGCGAGGTGGTGGCCAGCTTCCTGAGCAAGCGCGGCATCCCCCACAACGTGCTCAACGCCAAGCAGCACGAGCGCGAGGCGGACATCATCGCGCAGGCGGGCCGCAAGGGCGCCATCACCATCTCCACCAACATGGCCGGCCGCGGCACGGACATCCTCCTGGGCGGCAACCCGGAGACCATGGCCAAGCACGAGGTGGGCGCCGAGCCCCAGCCTCCTCCGCCCAACCCCGACGGCACGCCGGTGGACCTCACCGGCTACCAGCAGGCGCTCGCCGAGCACAAGCAGCGCTTCGACGAGGCGCTGGCGAAGTTCAAGGCGCAGACGTCGCGCGAGCGCGAGGAGGTCATGGCGGCCGGCGGCCTGTGCATCATCGGCACCGAGCGCCACGAGTCGCGCCGCATCGACAACCAGCTGCGCGGCCGCGCGGGCCGCCAGGGTGACCCCGGCACGAGCCGCTTCTACCTGTCGCTCGAGGACGACCTGATGCGCATCTTCGGCTCCGAGCGCATCTCGGGGCTGATGGAGCGCCTGGGCATGGAGGAGGGCGAGGTCATCGAGCACGTGTGGCTCAGCCGCGCCATCGAGAGCGCCCAGCGGCGGGTGGAAGGCCACAACTTCGACATCCGCAAGAACCTGCTCGAGTACGACGACGTGATGAACCAGCAGCGGCGCACCATCTACAAGCTGCGCCGCAAGGTGCTGGCCGCCGGCGCCGGCATCCCGCTCGTGGAGTACGACGAGGACAAGAAGACGCGCGTCAAGCTGCGCACCGAGCAGACCGTGTCCTGGGCGGACTACAAGGAGATGATCCTCGACGCCGTCGAGGACGTCATCGTGGCGCTCACCGACACCTACTGCCCGTCCAAGAACCCGGCGTCGTGGGACCTGGAGGCGCTCGCGCGCGGCGTGAAGGACACGCTCAACCTGGAGATGTCCTTCGCCACGGCGGGCTCGCGCGAGGACATCCAGAACGACATCTACTCGACGGCGGAGAAGGTCATCCGCGCGCGCGAGGAGGAGTTCGGCGAGGAGTTCCTGCGCTTCCTCCAGGTGCGCTACCTCGTCTCCATCGACACGCTGTGGAAGGATCACCTGCTCGCCATGGACCACCTGCGCCAGGGCATCGGCCTGCGCGGCTACGGCCAGAAGGACCCGAAGCAGGAGTACAAGAAGGAGGGCTACTCGGGCTTCATGCAGATGCTCGGCGCCATCAGCTCGCAGTTCGTCAGCCAGATGATGCGGGTGCAGGCGCGCGCCGCCACCGCCGCCGCCGAGGAGACCGCCCGGCTCGCCCGGCAGATGGCCCAGCGCCAGCGCCAGATGCACGAGGGCCGCGCCGACGCCGAGGGCAAGCTCGCCGAGCCCGCCGCTCCCCGTCCCGCCGCGACGCGTCAAACCGCCGCCGCCCCGAGCGGAGGCCCCAAGGTGGGCCGCAATGATCCGTGCCCCTGCGGCAGTGGCAAGAAGTACAAGAAGTGCCACGGCGCCAACGAGGCCAGCGTCTAG
- the rlmM gene encoding 23S rRNA (cytidine(2498)-2'-O)-methyltransferase RlmM: MPSRRKDPRRPVRRPAPRPSKGSPPARNAAARPPPGASPPRVKAPAPPPTTLPAQPDRWLWTCRAGFESHLFEELAWAGASPRMLGEVLVESETRPSEPPVFARTGIRVLTSLPSEQNLDPMAGALAERILDTLPKGMLVLQSFTPDSPEGNRLADEADALLEAVRARLPADRLLEETWRAREAGATLVELCVAPGVVMMGEVPAREALSLSPGGRQRMRRGADSPSRAAMKLEEALVNLPFEPGRGEVCVDLGAAPGGWTQRLVARGARVIAVDPAKLMPELAHHPRVEHVQESAFAYTPEEPVDWLCCDMAWRPLEVAQLLAKWGRRDWATHLVANIKLPMKDKNPLLLRVRHILTEEGGWQGLTMRQLYHDRDEVTVTAHRGQ, translated from the coding sequence ATGCCTTCTCGTCGAAAAGACCCCCGCCGTCCCGTCAGACGCCCCGCCCCCCGGCCCTCCAAGGGCAGCCCCCCCGCCCGGAACGCGGCCGCCAGGCCACCCCCTGGCGCCTCGCCGCCCCGGGTCAAGGCCCCCGCCCCCCCTCCCACCACCCTCCCCGCCCAGCCGGACCGGTGGTTGTGGACATGCCGGGCGGGGTTCGAATCCCACCTCTTCGAGGAGCTCGCCTGGGCGGGCGCCTCCCCCCGGATGCTGGGCGAGGTCCTGGTGGAGAGCGAGACCCGCCCCAGCGAGCCGCCCGTGTTCGCGCGGACCGGCATCCGCGTGCTCACCTCCCTCCCCTCCGAGCAGAACCTCGACCCGATGGCCGGAGCCCTGGCCGAGCGCATCCTCGACACCCTGCCCAAGGGCATGCTCGTCCTCCAGTCCTTCACCCCCGACAGCCCGGAGGGCAACCGGCTCGCGGACGAGGCGGATGCCCTGCTGGAGGCCGTGCGGGCCCGCCTGCCCGCCGACCGGCTCCTGGAGGAGACGTGGCGGGCGCGCGAGGCGGGAGCCACGCTCGTGGAGCTGTGCGTGGCGCCCGGGGTGGTGATGATGGGCGAGGTGCCCGCGCGCGAGGCCCTGTCGCTCTCGCCCGGTGGCCGCCAGCGCATGCGCCGCGGCGCGGACTCCCCCTCGCGCGCGGCGATGAAGCTGGAGGAGGCCCTGGTCAACCTCCCCTTCGAGCCCGGCCGGGGCGAGGTGTGCGTGGACCTGGGCGCGGCCCCTGGCGGCTGGACCCAGCGGCTGGTGGCGCGCGGCGCCCGGGTGATCGCCGTGGATCCGGCGAAGTTGATGCCGGAGCTCGCCCACCACCCCCGGGTGGAGCACGTGCAGGAGAGTGCCTTCGCCTACACCCCGGAGGAGCCCGTCGACTGGTTGTGCTGCGACATGGCATGGCGTCCGCTCGAGGTGGCGCAGCTCCTGGCCAAGTGGGGCCGGCGCGACTGGGCCACGCACCTAGTGGCCAACATCAAGCTGCCCATGAAGGACAAGAACCCCCTGCTGCTGCGCGTGCGCCACATCCTCACCGAAGAGGGGGGCTGGCAGGGGCTCACCATGCGCCAGCTCTACCATGACCGGGACGAGGTGACGGTCACCGCGCACCGGGGCCAGTGA
- a CDS encoding diguanylate cyclase domain-containing protein: protein MPYAIDEDLATALVALYPRLVQRAAEPVKVALQRLLDEEHARRGVPDATGALHPFALTQGTLLREEFDLSTHAHQEGWTLGALIVDVKGMIHVNARHGFPAGDAMLRAVVASLQARFPGAKVVRLHGDNFAVLLVPTSGLSLAQAPRDAVRARLAADVAAALPAGAEVPDFTLARLELTLEQPTHWQVLGPLVWGELERAYTLERLGQAEELQRRRLRLDGFVPGASPA from the coding sequence ATGCCCTACGCCATCGACGAAGACCTGGCCACCGCGCTGGTGGCCCTCTACCCACGGCTCGTGCAGCGCGCCGCCGAGCCCGTGAAGGTCGCGCTTCAGCGGCTGCTCGACGAGGAGCACGCGCGCCGGGGCGTGCCGGATGCGACGGGCGCCCTCCACCCCTTCGCCCTCACCCAGGGCACACTCCTGCGCGAGGAGTTCGATCTCTCCACGCACGCGCACCAGGAAGGGTGGACGCTGGGCGCGCTCATCGTCGACGTGAAGGGGATGATTCACGTCAACGCCCGCCACGGCTTCCCCGCGGGCGACGCGATGCTGCGCGCCGTGGTGGCCTCGCTCCAGGCGCGCTTTCCGGGGGCGAAGGTGGTGCGCCTGCACGGGGACAACTTCGCCGTGCTGCTCGTGCCCACCTCGGGGCTGTCGCTCGCGCAGGCGCCCCGTGACGCCGTGCGCGCCCGGCTCGCCGCGGACGTGGCCGCCGCGCTGCCCGCGGGTGCCGAGGTGCCGGACTTCACCCTCGCCCGGCTGGAGCTCACGCTCGAGCAGCCCACCCACTGGCAGGTGCTCGGGCCCCTCGTCTGGGGAGAGCTGGAGCGCGCCTATACCCTCGAGCGCCTGGGACAGGCCGAGGAGCTCCAGCGGCGCCGGCTGCGGCTCGACGGCTTCGTGCCCGGCGCTTCTCCGGCCTGA
- a CDS encoding M23 family metallopeptidase, translating to MVIADHNAPVRRFNISRSLMWQVGSGALLLTGLALGASLHYFQVARDAAENRILREENLTLRTQLKSVRERIEHIGSTLDRVERFDQKLRAITLLSDPQRNLAMGPVEREPGVGAPVAETQFTELTTSLESPKSLPGKLDRLSAEATRQEQSLQELQAYFQDQKSLLASTPSVWPTRGWVTSDFGQRLDPYTAERVGHAGMDIAAPHGKPVDAPSDGTVVFAGLEGGYGNVIVIDHGYGIKTRFGHLSKILVKAGDRVKRGVQIANVGNTGRSTGPHLHYEVRVNGIPQNPRKFILED from the coding sequence ATGGTGATCGCGGACCACAACGCACCGGTCCGGCGTTTCAACATCTCGCGGTCGCTCATGTGGCAGGTGGGCAGTGGGGCGCTGTTGCTGACGGGACTGGCCCTGGGTGCTTCACTCCACTATTTCCAGGTGGCCCGGGACGCGGCGGAAAACCGCATCCTCCGGGAGGAGAACCTCACGCTGCGCACCCAGCTCAAGTCGGTGCGCGAGCGCATCGAGCACATCGGCTCCACGTTGGACCGGGTGGAGCGCTTTGATCAAAAGCTGCGCGCCATCACCCTCTTGTCGGATCCCCAGCGCAACCTGGCCATGGGCCCGGTGGAGCGGGAGCCAGGAGTGGGCGCGCCCGTCGCGGAGACGCAGTTCACCGAGCTGACGACGAGCCTGGAGTCGCCCAAGTCGCTGCCGGGCAAGCTGGATCGGCTGAGCGCCGAGGCCACGCGCCAGGAGCAGAGCCTCCAGGAGCTGCAGGCGTACTTCCAGGACCAGAAGTCGCTCCTGGCCTCCACCCCGTCCGTCTGGCCCACGCGCGGCTGGGTGACGAGTGACTTCGGCCAGCGGCTGGATCCGTACACCGCCGAGCGCGTGGGCCACGCGGGCATGGACATCGCGGCGCCCCACGGCAAGCCGGTGGACGCGCCGTCGGATGGCACGGTGGTGTTCGCGGGGCTCGAGGGCGGCTACGGCAACGTGATCGTCATCGACCACGGCTACGGCATCAAGACGCGCTTCGGCCACCTGTCGAAGATCCTGGTGAAGGCGGGGGATCGGGTGAAGCGCGGCGTGCAGATCGCGAACGTGGGCAACACCGGCCGCTCCACCGGGCCACACCTGCACTACGAAGTGCGCGTCAACGGCATCCCGCAGAACCCGCGCAAGTTCATCCTCGAGGACTAG
- a CDS encoding Stp1/IreP family PP2C-type Ser/Thr phosphatase, whose translation MKVVSAGLTDVGRKRNHNEDSFLIDDELQLYVVADGMGGHAGGGTASRIAVETIDKELRRARESRDNPFATSANLQDSLLPDALRTAVERACLAIFTTAQEDPRLSGMGTTVISLVVRDNHAFFAHVGDSRAYLVRGPLIQQVSEDHSLVNEQIKAGMITPEEAKHSRYKNIITRSVGFEEEVQVDVMGVVAEPGDVFLLCSDGLANMVEDRELQEVVQATPEIAQVPQRLIDLANERGGDDNITAIVVQMCV comes from the coding sequence ATGAAGGTCGTCTCGGCCGGCCTCACGGATGTGGGGCGTAAGCGCAATCACAATGAGGACAGCTTCCTGATCGACGACGAGCTACAGCTCTATGTCGTCGCGGATGGAATGGGCGGCCATGCCGGGGGCGGTACCGCCTCGCGCATCGCCGTCGAGACCATCGACAAGGAGCTGAGGCGGGCCCGGGAGAGCCGGGACAACCCATTCGCCACCAGCGCCAACCTGCAGGACTCGCTCCTGCCGGATGCCTTGCGCACGGCGGTGGAGAGGGCCTGTCTGGCCATCTTCACCACCGCGCAGGAGGATCCGCGCCTGTCGGGGATGGGCACCACGGTCATCTCGCTCGTCGTGCGCGACAACCACGCGTTCTTCGCGCACGTGGGTGACAGCCGTGCCTACCTCGTCCGGGGTCCCCTCATCCAGCAGGTCTCCGAGGACCACTCCCTGGTCAACGAGCAGATCAAGGCCGGGATGATCACCCCCGAGGAGGCCAAGCACTCGCGCTACAAGAACATCATCACGCGCTCGGTGGGCTTCGAGGAGGAAGTCCAGGTGGACGTGATGGGCGTGGTGGCCGAGCCGGGTGACGTCTTCCTGCTGTGCTCGGATGGCCTCGCCAACATGGTCGAGGACCGGGAACTGCAAGAGGTGGTGCAGGCCACGCCGGAAATCGCCCAGGTACCCCAGCGCCTCATCGATCTGGCCAATGAGCGCGGCGGTGACGACAACATCACCGCCATCGTCGTGCAGATGTGTGTCTGA
- the recN gene encoding DNA repair protein RecN has translation MLLGLRISNVAVIEEVEVAFGAGLTVLTGETGAGKSILVDSLGLLLGGRADADAIRAGCEEASVEGVFERTPILATRLEELGLPDLGDEVLVRRVVGRSGRAKAYINGSMVTVGVLARFMRGAVDIAGQHEHVSLFDAGLHRVLLDRYGQLEEPLATYMCDYEAVADVVARMEALGGDESRLRERAEFLRFQLDEISKLDPEPGEDTRLDAERKRLAGSEKLKRQGAEAELLLGGEEASAVETVGRALGLVNEAVKCDASLEPVAQSLGTALAELEEAQRRLNRYVEGLESDPARLGEVEDRLDAIKRLCRKHATSLEGLLQKRDALETELSTLDNRQEVLEELAHERKAAEERARRSGEALSRARVACAGTFGSQVREGLGMLALGKAAFEVRVTPGHQLKAEGLDEVEFFFSANPGEPARSLAKVASGGEASRLLLALKRALADSDGCGCYILDEADAGVSGAIADVVGRMIKDVSGHRQVLCITHLPQVAAYADAHLLIRKGLKGERTVSEVVSLEAGAERTQELARMMSGVEVTREALGAAEALVRSAHRASGNTRARRDPTPEGGSRSRLRRTA, from the coding sequence GTGCTGCTGGGCTTGCGGATTTCGAATGTGGCGGTGATCGAGGAGGTGGAGGTGGCGTTCGGAGCCGGGCTGACCGTGCTCACGGGCGAGACGGGGGCGGGTAAGTCCATCCTGGTGGACTCGCTCGGGCTGCTGCTGGGAGGGCGGGCGGATGCGGACGCCATCCGCGCGGGGTGCGAGGAGGCGTCGGTGGAGGGGGTGTTCGAGCGCACGCCCATCCTGGCGACCCGACTCGAGGAGTTGGGGCTGCCGGACCTGGGCGACGAGGTGTTGGTGCGCCGGGTGGTGGGCCGCAGTGGCCGGGCCAAGGCCTACATCAATGGCTCCATGGTGACGGTGGGGGTGCTGGCGCGCTTCATGCGGGGCGCGGTGGACATCGCCGGCCAGCACGAGCACGTGAGCCTCTTCGACGCGGGGCTGCACCGGGTGCTGTTGGACCGGTACGGGCAGCTCGAGGAGCCGCTCGCCACCTATATGTGTGACTACGAGGCCGTCGCGGACGTGGTGGCCCGCATGGAGGCGCTGGGCGGGGACGAGTCCCGGCTGCGCGAGCGCGCCGAGTTCCTGCGCTTCCAGTTGGATGAGATCTCCAAGTTGGATCCCGAGCCGGGAGAGGACACGCGGCTGGACGCCGAGCGCAAGCGCCTGGCGGGCTCGGAGAAGCTCAAGCGCCAGGGCGCCGAGGCGGAGCTGCTGCTCGGAGGCGAGGAGGCGAGCGCCGTGGAGACGGTGGGCCGCGCGCTGGGGCTGGTGAACGAGGCGGTCAAGTGCGACGCCTCGCTGGAGCCGGTGGCCCAGTCGCTGGGCACCGCCCTGGCGGAGCTGGAGGAGGCGCAGCGGCGGCTCAATCGCTACGTGGAGGGTCTCGAGTCGGATCCGGCCCGGCTGGGCGAGGTGGAGGATCGGCTGGACGCCATCAAGCGGCTGTGCCGCAAGCACGCCACGTCCCTGGAGGGCCTGTTGCAGAAGCGCGACGCCCTGGAGACGGAGCTGTCCACGCTGGACAACCGGCAGGAGGTGCTCGAGGAGCTCGCGCACGAGCGCAAGGCCGCCGAGGAGCGGGCGCGCCGCAGTGGCGAGGCCCTCTCGCGCGCGCGCGTCGCGTGCGCCGGAACGTTCGGCAGCCAGGTGCGCGAGGGCCTGGGGATGCTGGCGCTGGGCAAGGCCGCCTTCGAGGTCCGGGTGACGCCCGGCCACCAGCTCAAGGCCGAGGGCCTGGACGAGGTGGAGTTCTTCTTCAGCGCCAACCCGGGCGAGCCGGCGCGCTCGCTGGCCAAGGTGGCCTCGGGTGGCGAGGCCTCGCGCCTGCTCCTGGCCCTCAAGCGTGCACTGGCCGACAGTGACGGCTGTGGGTGCTACATCCTCGACGAGGCGGACGCGGGCGTGAGTGGCGCCATTGCGGACGTGGTGGGTCGGATGATCAAGGACGTGAGCGGACACCGGCAGGTGCTGTGCATCACGCACCTGCCCCAGGTGGCGGCCTATGCGGACGCCCACCTGCTCATCCGCAAGGGGCTCAAGGGCGAGCGCACCGTCTCGGAGGTGGTGTCCCTGGAGGCGGGCGCCGAGCGGACCCAGGAACTGGCGCGGATGATGTCCGGCGTCGAGGTGACGCGCGAGGCCCTGGGAGCGGCCGAGGCCCTGGTGCGCTCGGCCCACCGGGCCTCGGGCAACACCCGGGCGCGGCGGGATCCTACCCCCGAGGGTGGGTCCCGGAGCCGGTTGCGCCGCACCGCGTAG